One Lampris incognitus isolate fLamInc1 chromosome 14, fLamInc1.hap2, whole genome shotgun sequence DNA window includes the following coding sequences:
- the LOC130124208 gene encoding carboxyl-terminal PDZ ligand of neuronal nitric oxide synthase protein-like: MPGITKYNLVDDLHDLRIPMHNDEVFKHGICFEAKYIGSLEVGRPGSRMEIVAAMRRIRYEFKLKNIKKKKVNIVVSTDCIRVILRKKKKRKQWSWDDGAILVTQDPIYRIFYVSHDAQDLKIFSYIARDGQSNIFRCNVFKSKRKSQAMRIVRTVGQAFDVCHQLTLQQNPEHQEDGEEHAEDSEAVPAKRQCAMSEETDFEATTEESLDGVSLSNMERSKRDEAIADNGKVSKDPPSLLNSPILGASVSVQLAADPSCSAEHQVQLLHRQLQQQEQQAQAASAQVHVLQDQLSVEVSARTEAQARVQRLLQQNTDLLQHISLLVKQIQELELKAVGQLNPMGSQDSLLEITFRAKPLGVLHDPLSPSSSSSSAILPTQLQPQMSTSPLVSCLPGPCSPATTGPDSSPLQPGSSGVRLECFRFSFRGPESWDHGQDPGEPPNDGGPDESSSLGEQLLGALELLRFRESGIGSEYESNTDESDDRDSWGQGEGAGAEGAARLFNVLNTESPADCLGDEMAV; encoded by the exons ATGCCGGGGATAACAAAGTACAATTTGGTGGATGATTTGCATGATTTGAGGATCCCCATGCACAACGACGAGGTGTTCAAACATGGGATCTGCTTCGAGGCAAAG TACATTGGCAGTCTGGAGGTGGGTCGTCCGGGCAGTCGAATGGAGATAGTTGCTGCAATGAGGAGAATAAGG TATGAATTCAAGTTGAAGAACATTAAGAAGAAGAAGGTCAACATCGTTGTATCTACTGATTGCATCAGAGTGATTTTGCGTAAAAAGAAAAAG AGGAAACAGTGGTCATGGGATGATGGTGCAATCCTGGTGACGCAGGATCCCATCTACAG GATATTCTACGTCTCACACGATGCCCAAGACTTGAAGATCTTCAGTTACATAGCAAGAGATGGACAGAGTAACATTTTCCGCTGCAATGTGTTCAAGTCTAAGAGGAAG TCTCAGGCGATGCGGATAGTGCGGACGGTGGGTCAGGCGTTTGACGTTTGTCACCAGCTGACCCTGCAGCAAAACCCTGAGCATCAGGAGGATGGAGAGGAGCACGCAGAGGACTCTGAGGCAGTGCCAG CTAAGAGACAGTGTGCGATGTCGGAGGAGACAGACTTTGAAGCCACTACTGAGGAGAGCCTCGACGGTGTCTCTTTGTCGAACATGGAAAGGAGCAAAAGGGATGAAGCCATTGCAGACAATGGAAAG GTATCCAAAGACCCACCCTCACTGCTGAACTCCCCCATCCTTGGTGCCTCAGTGTCGGTTCAGTTGGCCGCAGACCCCTCCTGCTCTGCAGAGCACCAGGTTCAGCTCCTCCACAGACAGCTGCAGCAACAGGAGCAGCAGGCCCAGGCTGCCTCAGCACAG GTACATGTGCTTCaggaccagctgtcagtagaagtGAGTGCGCGGACGGAGGCGCAGGCCAGAGTCCAGAGGCTCCTTCAGCAAAACACAGACCTGCTTCAGCACATCTCCCTGCTGGTGAAACAGATCCAGGAACTGGAGCTCAAAGCCGTCGGGCAGCTGAACCCTA TGGGCTCTCAGGACAGTCTTCTGGAGATCACCTTCCGTGCCAAGCCCCTCGGTGTGCTCCACgaccccctctccccttcctcctcctcctcttctgccaTCTTGCCCACTCAGCTCCAACCCCAGATGAGTACTAGCCCCTTGGTCTCCTGTCTCCCTGGGCCCTGTTCTCCTGCGACCACAGGCCCAGACAGCAGCCCTTTACAGCCTGGCAGCAGTGGGGTCCGGCTAGAGTGCTTCCGCTTCTCATTCAGGGGTCCGGAGAGCTGGGATCATGGCCAGGACCCCGGTGAGCCCCCCAATGATGGAGGCCCAGATGAAAGCTCGTCGCTTGGGGAGCAGCTCCTGGGGGCTCTGGAGCTGCTCCGGTTTCGGGAGTCAGGGATCGGTTCCGAATACGAATCGAACACCGATGAGAGCgatgaccgggacagctggggACAGGGCGAGGGAGCGGGCGCAGAGGGTGCCGCTCGCCTCTTTAATGTGCTGAACACAGAGAGCCCTGCAGACTGTTTAGGGGATGAGATGGCTGTATAG